A section of the Amycolatopsis sp. AA4 genome encodes:
- the aepY gene encoding phosphonopyruvate decarboxylase: MTVDHLAAESFHSAVEKALGAVDLVAGVPCSLLAPWLRDLDTLVPQHILSTNEGEAVAVAAGARLTGKRSAVYLQNSGLGNAVNPLTSLAATFGVPLLLVVGYRGRPGTSDEPQHRLMGAATEGVLDAIGVGHTVVEDHDSLLAATEEAAQSVHKGQSHAWLVPKGVFEKQRTEPSSGTLPNRRAYIELLARLRQGHDLSVIATTGMSGRELESIEARDEDLYMVGSMGCVPSLALGVSLGSPRTRLVVLDGDGALLMRLESMVALARYATVPITHVVIDNGAYDSTGAQPSLSGGVDFEGIARSVGYPSTGTADSLEKAEELLNRSLAATAPGPHLCVLKARAGDVVPVGRPRLGPREQGARFAASAVNAG; encoded by the coding sequence GTGACCGTTGACCACCTCGCCGCGGAGTCGTTCCACTCCGCCGTCGAAAAGGCGCTCGGGGCCGTCGATCTCGTGGCGGGCGTCCCGTGCTCGCTGCTGGCCCCGTGGCTGCGGGACCTCGACACCCTGGTGCCGCAGCACATCCTGAGCACCAACGAGGGCGAGGCGGTCGCGGTCGCGGCCGGTGCCCGGCTGACGGGGAAACGGTCCGCCGTGTACCTGCAGAATTCCGGCCTCGGCAACGCCGTCAACCCGCTGACGTCGCTGGCGGCCACCTTCGGGGTGCCGTTGCTGCTCGTCGTCGGTTACCGCGGCCGTCCGGGTACGAGCGACGAACCGCAGCACCGGCTGATGGGCGCGGCGACCGAGGGCGTGCTCGACGCGATCGGCGTGGGCCACACCGTGGTCGAGGACCACGATTCCCTGCTCGCCGCGACCGAGGAAGCCGCCCAGTCTGTCCACAAGGGACAGAGCCATGCCTGGCTCGTCCCGAAGGGCGTCTTCGAGAAGCAGCGCACGGAACCGTCTTCGGGCACCTTGCCGAACCGGCGGGCCTACATCGAACTGCTGGCCCGGCTCCGGCAGGGCCACGACCTCTCGGTCATCGCCACGACCGGCATGTCCGGCCGCGAGCTGGAATCCATCGAGGCCCGGGACGAGGACCTCTACATGGTCGGCTCGATGGGCTGCGTGCCCAGCCTCGCCCTCGGCGTCTCGCTGGGCTCGCCGCGGACCAGGCTGGTGGTGCTGGACGGGGACGGAGCGTTGCTGATGCGCCTGGAAAGCATGGTGGCGCTCGCGCGCTACGCGACCGTCCCGATCACGCATGTCGTCATCGACAACGGCGCCTACGACTCGACGGGTGCGCAACCGAGCCTCAGCGGCGGGGTCGACTTCGAAGGCATCGCGAGGTCGGTCGGCTACCCGTCGACCGGAACCGCCGACAGTCTCGAAAAGGCGGAGGAATTGCTGAACCGCTCCCTTGCGGCCACCGCGCCCGGCCCGCATCTGTGCGTGCTGAAGGCACGCGCGGGCGACGTCGTTCCCGTCGGCAGGCCGCGGCTCGGGCCGCGCGAACAAGGCGCCCGCTTCGCCGCGTCGGCGGTGAACGCCGGATGA
- a CDS encoding 1-acyl-sn-glycerol-3-phosphate acyltransferase — protein MRFGPVYSPVIALARTLFALQGLRFAKIGTEHIPDEGGAVLAMNHISFFDYAYVGLSALERGRVIRFLAKKEVFDNPVAGPLLRSMKHVRVDRSAGAGAYRAAVSALRDGELVGVFPEGTISRSFELRPFKSGAVRMAREAGVPIVPVIVWGSHRVWAKDLPKRLGRSRTPIVVRAGAPVAMAPDATVAEMSAQLKEVMRTMLHEVQESYPELAGDDARFLPARLGGTAPTLEEAEELDRAEAQARRARRAAKA, from the coding sequence ATGAGATTCGGGCCGGTTTACTCGCCAGTCATCGCGCTCGCGCGCACCCTCTTCGCGCTGCAGGGATTGCGGTTCGCCAAGATCGGGACGGAGCACATTCCGGACGAGGGCGGCGCGGTGCTCGCGATGAACCACATCAGTTTCTTCGACTATGCCTACGTCGGGCTGTCCGCGCTCGAGCGCGGCCGGGTGATCCGGTTCCTGGCCAAGAAGGAGGTCTTCGACAACCCGGTGGCGGGCCCGCTGCTGCGGTCCATGAAGCACGTCCGGGTCGACCGCTCGGCGGGTGCCGGGGCCTACCGAGCGGCGGTGTCCGCGCTGCGCGACGGCGAGCTGGTCGGGGTCTTCCCGGAGGGGACGATTTCCCGGAGTTTCGAGCTCAGGCCGTTCAAATCGGGTGCGGTGCGCATGGCGCGGGAGGCCGGCGTGCCGATCGTCCCGGTGATCGTCTGGGGCTCGCACCGGGTGTGGGCGAAGGATCTTCCCAAGCGGCTGGGCCGGAGCCGGACGCCGATCGTGGTGCGGGCGGGAGCGCCGGTGGCGATGGCCCCGGACGCCACCGTCGCCGAGATGTCCGCGCAGCTGAAGGAGGTCATGCGCACGATGCTGCACGAGGTGCAGGAGTCGTATCCGGAGCTGGCCGGCGACGACGCGAGGTTCCTGCCCGCGCGCCTCGGCGGGACGGCGCCGACTCTCGAGGAGGCCGAAGAACTGGACCGGGCGGAAGCGCAAGCGCGGCGCGCGCGCCGGGCGGCGAAGGCATGA
- a CDS encoding alanine--glyoxylate aminotransferase family protein — translation MTTAPWPQRPLFNPGPVSLAPSVRETLAWPEIGHRDPDFLSLLGTIRARLPLVYEPLLGATHEAAVFAGSGATAVDAIVLDAAREGGDTAVVVGGPYGSRMAQTLAAVGYPVYEIGFRPGEPLTDVVRSGLRPGTHRLAIVHHDTSTATLNDLSGTAALCAAEGLDLVVDAVSSFAGEDLTVPSGVRTWWATCSNKALEAPPGLAICLRPREIPEAAPPVRAPITLDLGKHVSHQTAGDLAFTLPTQVAAGLSAALDDLQAEGGWPKRNLRYRRRSEQLRERLAALGLWPVLDGVEPASALTMARLPEGHTFASLSAHLAQRGLRAYAAQGEYAGSCFRISTMGAITAEDLDRLADALEESVG, via the coding sequence ATGACGACCGCGCCCTGGCCCCAGCGTCCGCTGTTCAACCCCGGTCCGGTGTCGCTCGCCCCGAGCGTCCGGGAAACCCTTGCCTGGCCCGAAATCGGGCACCGCGACCCCGACTTCCTGTCCCTCCTCGGCACGATCCGCGCCCGGCTTCCCCTGGTGTACGAACCGTTGCTGGGCGCCACCCACGAAGCAGCGGTCTTCGCCGGATCAGGCGCGACCGCAGTGGACGCGATCGTGCTCGACGCCGCCCGGGAGGGTGGCGACACCGCGGTCGTGGTCGGCGGACCGTACGGGTCGCGCATGGCGCAAACCCTTGCCGCGGTGGGCTATCCCGTTTACGAGATCGGCTTCCGACCCGGCGAACCGCTCACCGACGTCGTGCGGTCCGGCCTTCGACCGGGAACGCACCGCCTGGCGATCGTGCACCACGACACGTCCACCGCCACGCTCAACGATCTGTCGGGCACCGCCGCGCTGTGCGCCGCCGAAGGTCTTGACCTCGTCGTGGACGCCGTCAGCAGCTTCGCCGGCGAGGATCTGACCGTGCCGTCCGGCGTCCGGACCTGGTGGGCCACGTGCTCGAACAAGGCGCTCGAAGCGCCGCCGGGGCTGGCGATCTGCCTGCGGCCGCGGGAAATTCCCGAAGCCGCTCCCCCAGTCCGCGCCCCGATCACCCTCGACCTCGGCAAGCACGTCTCCCACCAGACCGCGGGAGATCTCGCGTTCACCCTCCCCACCCAGGTCGCCGCAGGTCTTTCCGCGGCGCTGGACGACCTGCAGGCCGAGGGCGGGTGGCCGAAGCGCAACCTCCGGTACCGCCGCCGCAGCGAACAGCTCCGGGAACGGCTGGCCGCGCTCGGGCTGTGGCCGGTCCTCGACGGCGTCGAACCGGCGAGCGCGCTCACCATGGCGCGGCTGCCGGAGGGACACACCTTCGCTTCGCTTTCCGCACACCTGGCCCAGCGCGGCCTGCGCGCCTATGCGGCACAAGGGGAATACGCCGGATCCTGCTTCCGGATCAGCACCATGGGCGCCATCACGGCCGAGGATCTCGACCGGCTGGCGGACGCGCTCGAAGAGAGCGTCGGATGA
- a CDS encoding FAD/NAD(P)-binding protein, which translates to MSGPAIALVGGGPRATYLLQSLVQLLDEGATPWFGEVVVFNAVGEFGAGWVHDPALPAYAVLNRSAEGLSLGPREQTLFAWLAENGSGGESRSWAVRAQHGSALIGAFERARRELTERHGIAVRLVRALVTDIEAEQGRAPFTIVTPGEGTFEVGAVVLLVGHEAGHRALTDRVPTPYPWPDSPLPGSTVTIEGTGLSAIELALHLTEGRGGRFVPHAGRYRYEPSGAEPGRIAMVSPSGLLPLPRPFDADRPMPDCAPVFLDAANHGLTAEALRTRILSEIVVVHAAASLSADLAELPGRLDELRDLSALDDWARVAEAVDRHLPRALPRVTEHPLFQVYVLDRRPRPPIGELIESSVRTARRGLAGDVLCTALEVVLRRFRPAIQRLCDRRVLSAGQDRAVRSRLFPMIGKCVNGASLESTRRVQALVASGVVDVLPQQFPGAAAESGHFLRGRIAASSELAPGATLTSRLLGKGQLSTGREPGYEGVVVNDRFQVVTADGTEAPEFFALGAPLEGFTSFQFSAARPTAGHEVLNEVRVVADALLGLPGAGHRLVDATAGGQHHKGGLFQ; encoded by the coding sequence ATGAGCGGCCCGGCGATCGCGCTCGTCGGCGGCGGGCCGCGGGCGACGTACCTGTTGCAGAGCCTGGTCCAGCTGCTCGACGAGGGCGCGACGCCGTGGTTCGGCGAGGTCGTCGTCTTCAACGCCGTCGGCGAGTTCGGCGCGGGCTGGGTCCACGACCCGGCCCTGCCCGCGTACGCCGTCCTCAACCGCTCGGCCGAAGGGCTTTCCCTCGGCCCCCGCGAGCAGACGCTCTTCGCGTGGCTGGCGGAGAACGGTTCCGGCGGGGAATCGCGGTCGTGGGCGGTGCGCGCGCAGCACGGTTCCGCGCTGATCGGCGCTTTCGAGCGGGCACGGCGCGAACTGACCGAACGGCACGGGATCGCGGTCCGGCTCGTGCGCGCGCTGGTCACCGACATCGAAGCCGAGCAGGGCCGGGCACCGTTCACGATCGTGACGCCCGGCGAAGGAACGTTCGAGGTCGGCGCGGTCGTGCTCCTGGTCGGCCACGAGGCCGGGCACCGGGCGCTGACCGACCGCGTCCCCACTCCTTATCCCTGGCCGGATTCCCCGCTTCCGGGCAGCACCGTCACGATCGAAGGCACCGGGCTCAGCGCGATCGAATTGGCCCTGCATCTCACCGAAGGCCGGGGCGGGCGCTTCGTCCCGCACGCGGGGCGATACCGGTACGAGCCGTCGGGCGCGGAACCGGGACGGATCGCGATGGTCAGCCCCAGCGGGCTGCTTCCGCTGCCGCGCCCGTTCGACGCGGACCGGCCGATGCCGGACTGCGCACCGGTTTTCCTCGACGCGGCGAACCACGGCCTGACCGCCGAGGCGCTGCGCACCAGGATCCTGTCGGAGATCGTCGTCGTGCACGCGGCTGCGTCGCTCTCGGCTGACCTCGCGGAACTGCCGGGGCGGCTGGACGAACTGCGCGACCTGAGCGCGCTCGACGACTGGGCCCGGGTGGCCGAAGCCGTCGACCGGCACTTGCCCCGCGCCCTCCCCCGCGTCACCGAGCATCCGCTGTTCCAGGTCTACGTGCTCGACCGCCGTCCGCGGCCGCCGATCGGCGAGCTGATCGAGAGTTCGGTGCGGACCGCGCGGCGAGGGCTCGCGGGCGACGTCCTGTGCACCGCGCTCGAAGTCGTCCTCCGCCGGTTCCGCCCGGCCATCCAGCGGCTCTGCGACCGGCGGGTGCTCAGCGCGGGCCAGGACCGCGCCGTCCGGAGCCGCCTTTTCCCGATGATCGGCAAATGCGTGAACGGGGCGAGCCTCGAATCCACCCGGCGCGTGCAAGCCCTGGTCGCGAGCGGCGTCGTGGACGTGCTGCCGCAGCAGTTCCCGGGCGCGGCAGCCGAGTCCGGCCACTTCCTCCGCGGCCGCATCGCCGCGTCGAGCGAACTCGCGCCGGGAGCCACGCTGACCTCGCGGCTGCTCGGCAAGGGGCAGCTGAGCACCGGACGCGAACCCGGCTACGAAGGCGTCGTGGTGAACGACCGCTTCCAGGTCGTGACCGCCGACGGAACCGAGGCGCCGGAGTTTTTCGCGCTCGGCGCCCCGCTGGAGGGATTCACCTCGTTCCAGTTCTCGGCCGCCCGGCCGACCGCGGGGCACGAGGTCCTGAACGAAGTACGAGTGGTCGCGGACGCCCTGCTCGGGTTGCCCGGCGCCGGGCACCGGCTCGTGGACGCGACCGCTGGGGGACAGCACCACAAGGGAGGACTATTCCAATGA
- a CDS encoding isocitrate lyase/phosphoenolpyruvate mutase family protein, with protein sequence MFDNIHAIAADRKWRPIKDTEHILTAAGAHNGLSARLVDEAGFDFVWASGLEISASLGLADADIVGRTESAQAVSAILRATSLPVIVDCDAGYGNAVNAWHTAQHYFAAGVYGLCLEDKTFPKMNSFVEHSHALIPAATMAGKVEAMLDCKVVEQQQVIARTEALIAGASVDEALERGLAYAEAGADAVLVHDKTKHAEKLLEFAERWTSPTPLVCVPTTYYEFTTKELGEAGFSLAIYANQGIRSQIAAVKRVLTQIRANGSSRDVEDEIAPVKEVFALQRLDEVSALFESYVR encoded by the coding sequence TTGTTCGACAATATCCACGCCATTGCCGCTGACCGGAAATGGCGGCCGATCAAAGACACCGAACACATCCTGACCGCCGCGGGCGCGCACAACGGCCTGAGCGCGCGCCTGGTGGACGAGGCCGGCTTCGACTTCGTCTGGGCGAGCGGCCTCGAGATCTCGGCATCGCTCGGGCTCGCGGACGCCGACATCGTCGGGCGCACCGAGTCCGCGCAAGCGGTGAGCGCGATCCTGCGGGCCACTTCCCTGCCCGTGATCGTCGACTGCGACGCGGGATACGGCAACGCGGTCAACGCCTGGCACACCGCGCAGCACTACTTCGCGGCGGGCGTCTACGGCCTCTGCCTGGAGGACAAGACGTTCCCGAAGATGAACAGCTTCGTCGAGCACAGCCACGCCCTGATCCCCGCCGCGACCATGGCGGGCAAGGTCGAGGCGATGCTGGACTGCAAGGTCGTCGAGCAGCAGCAGGTCATCGCGCGCACCGAGGCCCTGATCGCGGGCGCGAGCGTCGACGAGGCCCTCGAACGCGGCCTCGCCTACGCCGAAGCGGGCGCCGACGCCGTGCTCGTCCACGACAAGACGAAGCACGCGGAGAAACTCCTCGAGTTCGCCGAACGGTGGACCTCGCCGACGCCGCTCGTCTGCGTGCCGACGACCTACTACGAGTTCACCACCAAGGAACTCGGCGAGGCCGGGTTCTCCCTGGCCATCTACGCCAACCAGGGGATCCGGTCCCAGATCGCGGCCGTCAAGCGCGTGCTGACGCAGATCCGCGCCAACGGGAGCAGCCGCGACGTCGAGGACGAGATCGCCCCGGTGAAGGAAGTCTTCGCCCTGCAACGCCTCGACGAGGTCTCGGCGCTGTTCGAAAGCTACGTCAGGTGA